The proteins below come from a single Aegilops tauschii subsp. strangulata cultivar AL8/78 chromosome 6, Aet v6.0, whole genome shotgun sequence genomic window:
- the LOC109735189 gene encoding uncharacterized protein, with protein sequence MADPPSLASTATPQPDQLATSASIPQNANPQIPLPPIVSSAQVNPASAATGGRSTDPPQLQAPSRAQAAEGAGGFGAIHRSGPASLAPAVGQPPRYATAGTTYGTQMAFPGGGGQLGQQPGLRAAMFGQGQPRMLQGQGNAASAAQYGLQFQPTMMAQPGQRGVVQGVQFNTPSAQAQSMGASLMNQMRPNGITTPYGAQSQQRSAYHAQMRPQQQPGSSQNGPVVQMLPTHQMQSAMASPVSPHQRQQEQMMQLIQQLQQRGLNRQQIAQALQRLPHLNAQHLNQQQRQQQQASPRMPASAAGKPANTAGSQPATPSSGGTAAGANGPHQGGGNCSQLIGKRKIHDLVAQVDPQCEVDPEVEDLILEIADDFINTAADFACRLAKHRKSSVVEAKDVLLHLQKNCHLSAPGFSQERM encoded by the coding sequence ATGGCTGATCCGCCATCCCTAGCCTCCACCGCAACGCCGCAGCCCGACCAGCTCGCCACATCTGCTTCCATCCCGCAGAACGCCAACCCCCAAATCCCCCTGCCCCCCATCGTTTCCTCCGCGCAGGTCAACCCGGCCTCGGCTGCTACGGGAGGCAGATCCACGGACCCGCCGCAGTTGCAGGCGCCTTCTCGCGCGCAGGCGGCTGAAGGCGCCGGAGGATTCGGTGCGATCCACCGCTCAGGCCCGGCCTCCCTCGCCCCCGCCGTCGGCCAGCCTCCACGGTACGCGACAGCCGGCACGACATATGGCACGCAGATGGCCTTCCCGGGCGGCGGGGGGCAGTTGGGCCAGCAGCCGGGGCTGCGCGCGGCCATGTTTGGGCAGGGGCAGCCGAGGATGCTTCAAGGGCAGGGCAACGCAGCCTCCGCGGCGCAGTACGGGCTCCAGTTCCAGCCAACGATGATGGCGCAGCCAGGGCAGAGGGGCGTGGTACAAGGCGTGCAATTCAACACTCCCTCTGCACAAGCACAATCCATGGGTGCTTCCCTGATGAACCAGATGAGGCCTAATGGAATTACTACCCCATATGGTGCTCAAAGTCAGCAACGTTCTGCCTATCATGCACAAATGAGGCCACAACAACAACCTGGATCATCACAAAATGGTCCTGTGGTGCAGATGTTACCAACGCATCAGATGCAATCGGCAATGGCCTCGCCTGTTTCTCCACATCAACGCCAGCAAGAACAAATGATGCAACTGATACAACAACTTCAGCAGAGAGGATTGAATCGCCAGCAGATTGCGCAGGCGCTGCAGCGACTTCCCCATCTTAATGCCCAACATCTGAACCAGCAGCAACGGCAACAACAGCAAGCATCTCCAAGGATGCCAGCATCTGCAGCAGGGAAGCCCGCAAACACGGCAGGATCGCAGCCGGCGACACCTTCCTCAGGCGGAACCGCGGCGGGTGCAAATGGGCCGCATCAAGGAGGGGGAAATTGCAGCCAACTTATTGGGAAGAGAAAGATACATGATTTGGTGGCGCAGGTGGATCCACAGTGCGAGGTTGATCCAGAGGTGGAAGATTTGATTCTGGAGATTGCCGACGACTTCATTAACACAGCGGCTGATTTTGCGTGCAGGCTTGCAAAGCACAGGAAATCGTCGGTTGTGGAAGCCAAGGATGTGCTACTGCACCTGCAGAAGAATTGTCACCTGTCCGCTCCTGGTTTCTCACAGGAGAGGATGTGA